AATGAAAGGATCATAATATTGCAGCTTTCGCCTCGAATTTACTGATGTAACACCAAATGCATCTGTTCTCACACCTCGATCTGGGGTGTTGTCGTGCCAATCACAATAGAAAACAGTACAGCGCAATCCAACCATGCCCAAATACTTGATTTCCAAAATCTCATGTATGTGTCCGTAGTATACATCATCTCCTGATGCAGAACAAACGCCATCATCATAAGTCGTACTCGAACGTCTCCTCTTCTGAGTTGTGAATGCATATCCTCGAGTACAAAATCTCGGATATGACTTCACAACAAAGTTTGGTCCAACGACCATCTCACGTATCCAATCGTCAAATGTTTCACCTCTGGCCAAACCAGCAGACACCTATTAATAGCACATATATATATATGTTATATCAATAAATGTGAATTAGTATAAATATGTGATAAAATATATTTTAATTTGTTTAAAGCACTCACATAAGTAAACATCCATCCAGTAAATTCTCTCTGCTTCATTTCTTCTAGTTCGTCCTCTGTGGCGTATCTATACTCGAACCGCTTTTCTGCCATGAAAATCCTGTATATGATGACAATAATGTAATTAATTAAGATTTAAATTTCAACTTGTTAAAATAAAAATTTGTAAGCTCATTTATTTACCTCTCATATTGAAGAACGTCTTCGCAGTTGGTGAGCAAATATGTTTGCAAATTACTGCGCTCCTGCTCAGTAAGTCGACGGTCCTTTGGTTTTCCGCTAAGTCGTCCAACGTCTGTGAAAATGTCTGGAACCGTAACATGATATGTTGCCCGTTCGCCTCTATCATCATGCCGAGCAGGTCTTCTGTTTTTGGTCTGAACTTCTGCTGGAAAGTAGTACTCGGCAAAGTTTGAAGTTTCTTCATTGATCATCTGTGCGACTATAGAACCTTCCACCCTACTTAAATTTTTCACCATCTTCTTCAAATGGAACATATACCGCTCATACAGATACATCCATCTATACTGCACAGGACCACCAAGTTCCAATTCTCTTGCCAGGTGAATAACAAGATGCTCCATAACATCAAAAAATGAGGGAGGAAATATCTTCTCAAGGTTGCACTGAATCACGGCTATGTTAGTCTTCAAATTTTCAATACCTTCAAGAGTCACTGATCTCGTGCATAAATCGCGGAAGAAACCACTTATCCCTGCAATTGCTTCATGAACATTTTGTGGTAATAGTTCCTTGAAGGCGAACGGAAGGAGGCGCTGCATCATTACATGGCAATCGTGGTTTTTCAAGCCAGTAAACTTTCCTTCCTTTCTGTCGATACAGTTACGCAAATTTGATGCGTAACCGTCTGGAAATTCCACATCGTTTGAAATCCAATCAAAGAACGCATCTTTTCCCTCTGCATCAAGTCGGTATATGGGAAAAGGAGCCCTACCATTTTCATCAACATGAAGTTCTGAACGAGCACATATATCGACTAAATCCAGTCTTGACTTCAAATTATCCTTTGTTTTACCTTGAACATTAAGGATCGTGTTCATGAGATTGTCAAAAAAGTTCTTCTCAATATGCATGACATCTAAATTATGCCTTAGCAGATGATCCTCCCAGTATGGCAGATCCCAGAAAATACTTTTTTTGTGCCAGTTATGTAGTTCTCCAACAGCATCTACCGGAAAACGCTCATGTCCACCGACTTCTGGCGTCCTTTCTGCACCAAAATCTCTTAGTTGTATCTTCAAATCTTTCCCACAAATTTCCGGAGGTGGACTGTCAAACACCCTCTTGTTCTTCGTAAACAAATTCCTACTCCTACGATATGGATGATCAGGTGGTAGGAATCTCCTGTGACAGTCAAACCAACACGTTTTCCTTCCGTGTTTTAGTTGGAAAGCATCAGTGTTATCTTGACAATATGGACATGATATCCTTCCATGCGTTGTCCATCCAGACAACATATCATATGCTGGAAAATCACTTATTGTCCACATTAGTACTGTCCGCATTTGAAAGTTTTCTTTACACGAAACATCGTATGTTTCAGCACCTTGAGCCCATAGTTGTTGCAACTCATATATTAGTGGCTGAAGAAACACATCAAGTGATCTCTTAGGATGCTCTGGTCCGGGAACGAGAATCGAGAGAAACAAAAACTCTCGTCGCAAGCACAAGTTTGGGGGGAGGTTGTATGGTGTAAGAATGACGGGCCATAGAGAATATTGTCTTCCACTCTTGCCAAACGGACTGAAACCATCAGTACATAATCCAAGGTAGACATTTCTTCTTTCATACGCAAAGTCGGGATACTTTGATTGGAAATGCTTCCACGCTTTTGCATCTGAAGGATGTCTGATCTCACCATCTGTTGAGTGCTCCGCATGCCATCTCATTGGTTGCGCTGTGCGTTCAGATAGATACAACCTCTGCAACCTTTCCGTCAAAGGTAAATACCACATCCTTTTATATGGCACTGGAACTCTTCCACTCGTATCTTTATAATGAGGCTTTCCACAAAATTTGCATGTAACCCGCTGTTCATCCGCCCTCCAATAAATCATGCAGTTGTCGCTGCATACATCTATTACCTGATACGATAAACCAAGACCAGCTACGAGTTTCTGAACCTCGTAGTATGAACCAGGAGCTACATTATCCTCGGGTAGAATACTTTTTACAAAATCAGCAATCGCATCCACACAGTCTTCAGCCAAATTATAATCTGTTTTAATGCCCATCAATCTTGTAGCAGATGATAAAGCTGAATGACCATCTCTGCAACCTTCGTACAATGGTTGCTTTCCAGCATCCAACATATCATAAAATCTCCTAGCTTGTGCATTGGGTAAATCTTCCCCTCTAAAATGATCATTTACCATCTGCTCAGTACCTACACCATAATCTACATCTGTTCTAATTGGTTCTTCTAATCTAACCGCTGGCTGAGGTTCGCTAGTACTACCATGTTCATAATCAGTTTCCCCATGATGATACCAAATTTTGTAACTTCGTGTAAACCCACTCAAATATAGATGAGTCCAAACATCCCACTCTTTAATAACCTTTCTATTTTTACAATTAGAGCAAGGACATCTTAACATACTTGTTTTTGCTTCCGGTTGTCGGTGAACTAACCCCAAGAATTTGGTTATACCTCGTTGGTATTCTTCCGTAAGCAATCTCGTGTTCGGATCCAAATGAGGTCGATCGATCCAAGAACGGAAATAATTTGAAGAAGACATATTTTTTATGAATCAAATTCGTGTGTAAATAGAGTAAGAGGGAGGATGAAGATATGGAGTGAAAGAAGAGGAAGAGGAGTGCTTGTATTTATAGTTTAAATCCTGCCGACATACCGAGGAAATTCCGACGGAATTCCGACGGAAAAGGCTAGTTCGTCGGAATTTCCTCGGAATTTTGTAAAATCCCCCAACGGCTCTCCAACGGCTATAATATTTCCTCGGAATTCATCGGTTTTTTCCGAGGAACACATTGTTCCTCGGAATTTCCTCGGAATATTCCGACGGACTGAGGTTTCCTCGGAATTCCGTCAGTATATTTCGAGGAAATTCCGAGGAACCCCAATTTTTTGTTTCCTCGGAATTTCCTCGGAAATTCCTCGGTATATTCCGAGGATTTCATTTTCCGTCGGAATGTCCGTCAGAATACCGCTGTTTTCTTGTAGTGTTTGTTTTGTTTATCAATCTATTTTTCACTTTAAAATAGAATACTAATAAAATATAATTCAACTATATTATAGAGTTACAAGTAAAAGATAGAGTGATTCATTAAAGTAAAAGATAGAGTGATTCCTTAGAGATGGTCTGACATGTTCTACTGATTGATTTAGAATGTTTAGCTAAGACACAAATCATGACGATGAGTACGAGGACAAGAGTAGAATATAGTCAAATGTATATTTGGGTCATATATTAGTCACTGAGGAAGGTCTTCTTTAGTTGAGGCCTATAAGGTATGAAACAAAACAACGAAACCCTGACTTGAAGATAAATAATGACTTCATGGCGTACATCCCGCATCGGAAGCGTAACTATAAGACACTCATATTTAGCGTAGTATAAAACAAGAAGATTGTCGATTTTGAAAGATACTTACCTGTACGGGGTCGACTCTTGATCATGAAGAAGAGTTGCCTAAGCTAGTGACTTCCATTGACATAATGGAAGGGTGCTTAGCTTAAGGTCTCCCCAAGTGGGAGAGCCTGCGTCATTATTTGTGGGAATGGAAGCCTGCGTTCGCGCGGCCTCTCCCAAGTCTCCAGTTCAATATTTGGTTGGTTTAAGAGTCTTTGATTGAGTTGAAATTAATACAGTTAACCGTAGCTAGACTATGACGTACTTCGTTAAGGATAAGGTTGTTGGATCCGTGCCAAAGAGTCGGATTCACAGATAAAATTAGCAATTTTTACATGTTTGAACTTCGGTGGTGTTTGCTATTAGCTCATCTTTTGATGCATCTTGTTAAGTAACCACACAACATATTCTTCAATCCAATCTTTCTCGAGATTTCACGACTTGGGTTGTGTTCCTCATGGAATCATTTTTGTTTTGTTCCTCCAAATAATTGCAACAACCTACGGTTGACTCAAGAAAAGTCATCACACGAGTCAACGCAACAGACATTGATGTGACCGGTTGTAAATTTTCTACACATTTATATCCAGACCATTCAAAATTAGGGACCAGGTGAACTAGACAATATAATTGGAGGGATTCCTCCAGGATTTTTTCATCCTGATCAAAGATTCATGGCTTATAAATCATAAACGTGACACCAAAGGAAGTAACGTTCACCTATATTCTGAAATGAACCCAAAAACAGTAGATTTTGGGACTGACATGATTTTTGGTTTATGAAACGAGCTTGTCTTTAACGAGGAGTTACGGAAGTAATCGGTGCATCATCAATGGAACAGAGAACAGACTTATCCATTGATGGACCTGTTTGTTCCTGATTACTCTTAAAGAAAAGTCCAGGTGGTCTAGGCACTGCAAGGGAGATAGAGCTAGTAGTAAGCATTTGAACTATCCCTGACATGGTTGGACGATCTCCAGTATCTTCTTGGACACATAATAAAGCGATATGGATGCATCTACTTATTTCGTTTCTTTGATAGTTATCTCCAAAAGACATATCCACGAGCTCTAATGGAGACCCCTTGCTCCATAGCCTCCAGGTCTATTAAACATTGTAAGACTTCAAATTAAATTAAATATAATTTATTTCTTTAGATTATAACTATCTAGACTTACATATGTAACCAAGTTGCAAACACTACCATCCATCTGATAGAGGCTGCTGTTCTTCCTTCCGCCTATAATCTCAAGAACTAAGACTCCAAAGCTATATACATCTGATTTCATTGAGAACTGGCCGTACATGGCATACTCGGGAGACATGTAACCACTGAAATGGTATATAAAAGTTTGAGTTAATAGAACGATGATAACATTATATGCACTGAGTAGATGGAAAGAGCAAAAATTACTAGGTTCCAACTACTCTTCTCGTATTGGCTTCGGTTTGGTCCATTTCAAATATTCTAGCCATTCCAAAATCTGCAACTTTTGGGTTCATATCAGCGTCCAAGAGGATGTTGCCCACTTTGAGGTCACGATGTATGATTGTGAGTCGTGAATCTTGATGGAGATATAGAATCCCTCTAGCTATTCCTCTAATAATCTTGTACCGTGTATTCCAATCCAGCTGGCTATGCTTACTAGAGTCTGTGCATATACATAGTTAGCATGTCAAACATTGGTTCAAAACGACATATTTTTGGCTAAGCATTGGTTTAACTTTACCAAACAGGAAATAGTCAAGACTTTTGTTAGACACAAACTCGTAGACAAGTATCTTCTCTTCTCTCTCCAAACAAAACCCAAGAAGCTTGACTAGGTTTCTGTGCTGAAGCTTTGCCACAAGAAGGACCTCATTCTTGAACTCTTTCTCGCCTTGTCCTGATGTTTTTGAAAGTCTCTTCACGGCAACTTGTAGCCCATTAGGAAGTGTCCCCTAAAAAGATAGTGAACTACACTTAATTAACCACACCTTATTTAAATCTCTTCTATTAGAGATTCCCATATCAGGAACAATAGTGATCTTTGGTTAACGTATAAGTGATGCTGTAATCCTTCACTGATTTTAGGTGTGAGTTTGACTCCTTTCTAATATGGTATTAGAATAAGGTTTGCCTCAACAAATGATCTCTCACCTAAAAAGTTTTTTATTTATGTAGCATGTATAAATTGTTATTTTGTTGTGGTATTTCCAAGATGGTGGGTTTGGGATGTTTCCACATCTCAAGAAGACAGAGAGTTCCATATGGGAACAAAAGTGATATTCGGGAAATATATATGCTATATGGTAATTTTCTACTCTTGAGTTAGTTTTTGAGTGTGAGTTAGATTCATTACTAATATTACATCAAATAAATCAAGAAGCTCAATGAAATAGTTATACCTTGTAGACTTTTCCAAACCCACCTTGACCGAGTTTGTTACTTATCGAAAACTTATCTGTCGCAGCTTCAATGACCTTAAAATCAAACTGCAGTGAGCCTGCAGTTGTAATGTCGTCCCCTTCTGCAAGAAAATTAATAATCTCTATAAAACTCTAAGCAGCACAAACAAATATATTTCGAATCCTTACCATCATCTGCAGCTGTAGAGTCATAAGTCTTCTTCACTCTCTTTGTTACACGGTAGCTTAGAACAGCCACAAGAAAAAGAACAAAGACAAAGAACGGCACACAAATTGCTAAGATTATCACCGTCCAATCTCTTCCTTTACCTGCCAAAGTATTACATCAGACATGACACATGGTTTCCAGAATCTTGAATGTCACAACCCGAACTAAATGAAATATTCATAGAGATTTTTTTACCAGGCGGCAAAGGAGGACCTGAAACCAGGGGAGGACTATTTACCGGCGGAGAGAGACTTGTCACAAAGGTTTCATTGTAGAAAGGATAGAGCTCGTACCGTGAGATACAACTCGGGACAAGAACTCTTCCTCCAACACTGTTGAAATAAAAATCCTTGATGGACCTTTGCAGACAGGTTACACAATCTTCACCTGACAGTTCAGGATTGCACTGAACCGAAGTGTAAATGGTCCGGGACGAAGTGAAGTTTGTCTTGTTAGCCGCAAACTTCTTCGTTGTGCTATTAGCTGCTTCCATTGCAGACTTGTTAATCAGAGCAACCACTGCATCGTTGAACCGGTCGGACAGGTCTTGGTTTTCTGTAAACTTTTGAGGGTTCCAAGTGATTATTCTAGTTGTGGTTACAGCATCACTGAATATATTCCGGTCAGAGTATCCAAGCATGCACTCATCATACTGAATCAAGAACTCTTTCCCTCCTGGACATCGAGTCGGAGCATCTTTCGTGGCAAATAGGACGCAGTCACGGCAAGCTTCAGGCGAGAGGTCTCCTTTGCAGAGATAGAGTCCGAATACCATGTCATCGTTTTGACCCTTTGTGAGGCTCTGTGATCCTATGGAGAAGAAAGCAGTGTTGGAAGAAAGAGAGGTCAAAAGGGTTTGGAGATTGAAGAAGTAAGTTGCGTTTCTTGATATTCTGTTAGTACATTGTTGGCTGACATAAGTCGGGTCTTGTAATTGTGCAGAAGCCCTCAGGTATGTAATGAAGAAGGCGAGCAGGAAGAGAGAGTTTAATGAGGTATAACCAGGCATTATCCAACTTATAATTTCTTCTGTGGTTTTTTTCTTTCTTTTTCTCTTTCCTTCATTGGGTTTATGAGTAACAATGATAAAAATCAGATCAGCTAGCCAGTCTGAAGTTAAGACCATCTCCAACTTCTTGTAAGTCAAAAGTCAACTCCAAGAATAACATCAACTTTTATTGTTTAATTAAAAGAAAACAGCTAATTAACTATTTCAATTATAGAAATAATAATGTGAATTAGAAAATGAGAGAATTAAAATATCAGTCTTCTTCTTTGACGTCTACTGTATTTATCTATTTATTAGTAGAAAGAAAAGCAAACTGGACTTGAATATATAAAAAATTAAAAAGGTTGGAGACTATTCTGCTAGGCGCGGAGACTTTGTATGACTAGGACGTACCGTTTACTGACTTACCAGATAAGTAACAAATAAACAGCTAAACATTTAGGGGGGGCGGGGGCGGCTTATTGAATTGGTTATTTGGTAGGATTTTGTTTTTTGTCCAAATCTCACCTTATTGGTTTTAGTATTTACAAAAGTTATCTTAAATCCTTGCTTATTGGATCTATCCAGTGTTTTGAAACCCGACCCGGATCCGCGGTTGAACCGGTAAACCCGGCAACCCAGAAAAAATCCGGTTTGGGTTTTGTGAAAAACCCAATATTTAGAAACCCGCAAAAACCCACAAAAACCCAGTAGAACCCGGAACCCGATACCGGTTGAACCACTGGTTGAACCAATAAATAATTTTTACTTCTTTTTTAATTTTAATTATGTTTTTAGATTATATTTTATATTCTAAATTTCTAATTAAGAAATTATATAGTGACAAAAAAAAGTTAGGTTTTTCCTTTTCAGTTTTATATTTGTGATTTTTAGATTTTAATGAAGATTTTACTATGTCACTTGAAGAAAATAAAGTGAACGATGGTAGAGAGAACCAAAACTAGTTGATGTGATTTGGTGTTTATTTATTTCCGTTATTGATAATTTATTATAATGATTTTTTACTTTTGGTTTATTTTGTATTTGAAATTTAATTTATTATTCACATTAAACATTTAAATATTTATAAATTTTATGTCTTGATTTTTTTAGATGTCATAACTCTTACCTTGTTAGACAAAATTATAAATAGTCTAAATTATTTTTTGATATTTTGTATATCAAATGAAAATAAAAATATAGAAATGAAAGTTAAGTATTTTCTGAATGTTATTAAACATAAAAATATACATATCCAAACTATTATTTTACGTTTATAAAAACATTTAGAAAATATTAAACTTTAGTTTCTATATTTTTATTTACATAGCTGATATATTATTATATAATAAAATTAATTTATTTATTGACCCGCGGTTCGTCCGCGGTCGACCCAGTGACCCAGCGACCTGGTAAGTCGTCGGTTCAGTGTCCGGGTCGGATTTAAAAACATTGGATCTATCATTTATACAAACTCTATCAAATCCACCCTTATTAGAAAAGAAGGATTTCATTTATAAAACAACTCAGAAAGTATTTGGGAAGTATTTGAAAATGATTTGTAGTTAAAATTGTGTGAACAGAAATTCCATCGTGTGAGGTGGTATTTGAAAAAAATTCACAGGTTTTCTTTTTATTAACTTTCGACCTAATTTCTTTTTCTTTTTATTCTTGGAGAACAATAGATACAACTTTCAGTCCCTTTGTCGAAGTAATCTCCTTTGTCTCTTCCGGTGGTGTAAACAGGAATAAACCGGAGATGAAGAAGATGACTGATATGATCATGATTATTAGGAGAATATTGGACTGATTTTGCTGTCTAGGTCGAAGTTTGTGTTGGATTGGATAGTTAATGGTGGTGGTCGTGAAATTGATGAAGGATAAAGGAGAATCTGAGTTGTTTTGCTTTCTGAAAAAAACCCACTTTATATTTGTCCCCAGAATTTTTTTGAAAGAAACAGAAAATTCAAAAAGATGAATCAAGCTTTGTTGTTGTTGGTTTCAAAAATGGAAGCTTTCAGAGAAAAAGAGAGATACAACTACTCTATTTTTTATTCTTATGAAATTTGTTTTGCAGCAGGAAAGAGATAGCGAGAGTGATGAATAAAATAATTAAAGGTTGGACCATTGATGATGACATGAGAAATTCTTCATTCAAGATTTTTTTTCATGTAAGAAGAGTGGGTGTATGATTTTTGTTTCTGTGTCATGCCGTAAGGTCAAAAGAGAGCAAGAGGAGATAAATATGTAAGCTTCAGGGGAAAATACAAATTTTATAGACAGAGATGAAGCCGATGAAATGATCTTCTGTGGTTGTGATAACTTATGGTATACCTAGCTTGTTTTATTTTGTTTTAAAAACATTTTTTAAAAATCTTACAAATCACCAGTCTCTTAGAAAAAGAAAACCAAAATCATACTTTTAAATTCCTACCAAAAACTTCCAAATCCTTATCAAAATCTACAAATTCTATCCAAATTACACTACATCTAAAACTCCCAGAATTTTCTCAAACCCTCAGTCCAATAAGACCCCCTTAAAAAAAAATTTCATCTAGATGCACTTGCTCACATTCAAATTACACTACAAGACACATATAACTTGAGACACACTTTTTTTTGTAAAAAAAACTCTTATAACCCTAAACTAAAGAGAATCTCTCTCCTTTTCTTATTTCATTTTCTTATTTTTCTTATTCTACTTTGTGTATTTATTTACTTTTATCTCAAGTTCTAAAATATATTAAACAAAAATAATTGTCATAATAAACTATATATAAAATTCTCTATCTTTTAAGATCCATTTTCATATATATATATATTATATATATTAATGTGTAAACAAAATGTGGACGTGGACACTAAAGCGTAGATAACAGAATTATAAATTAGTTGTGGACATGAACATCTTAACAGAATTATAAACTAGTTGTGGAGATGGACAATATTCATTCGATTTCATTCATCATCTCGGGAACTAAATTCAATTCTAATCAAAATTATATTCATCCACATCATGACAAAGCGCAAATTCCTTAGATCAGAAATCTCTGACATGCAAGATCTATTACTCTCTGACAAAAGGTAAACGCTTCTTTAATTTTTCTCTCTGCTCATACTCACAATATCATATCTTTCTCATCTTGATTGAAGTTTAACTGCAGATAATTTATCAATTGAGCTGAAGAAGCCAAGTGTTTGTATTGGAGATAACAGAGTCTGTGTCCACGTTTTATGTTATAATTTTAGTAACATGAGTCCATGTCCACGTATTGTTGTATAGTTTTATGGAATCAAAACAGAGAGTTTGTCCACTTATCTACTATAAACACATTAACATCACATATCCACACATTACTCATCATTCATCCACACATCACCCGTCCACAAATCACCCAACTACACATCACTCGTCCACAAATCACCCATCCATAACTGTCCTTTCCATTAAGGGCAAAATTATCCACAATCTGTTGCTGGCCCACAACAAAGTGTGTCACATGTAAGAAGTGTCTCTAGGCGTAATAAAAAGTCAAAAAGTGTCTCTTAGTGTAATCAACTCAACATTTAAACATCATTATTAAAGTATTAAAAGATTGTGAAAACGATTGGACGATGTGAGAGGAATTTTTTTTGAACGCATAAAAAAACAGTGTCAACGTATCTGATCACTGTTTGCCATGATTCTCCCCAGTGGCCCGAGCTGCTTGTTCAAACAAGGGGATTTTTTATATGCATGGCTGATCCGGTCAATTTCGGTAAGAACGCATTTTGTGATATAGAGTATATTTTTTTCACCAAAAGATTTACCAGAGTTTGAAATGTTTTTCGGCTAATGTTAAGAATAGTCGAGTTGCATGTTATCGGATTACCATCATGTTATCGGACTACCATATAAATTATAAGAGCCGAAACTCAAGTTTAGACCTTTCACACAGCTTTGATTTTGCTTCAAAGAAGAATCGAACCCTAGAGGAATGTTTTAACACGTTCCTAAATCTCGTCTACCACTTAACTGCAGCCTTGTAGACATTTTCATTTTTGTTCCCAATATGACTATACTAAAGCTATGTGTTGCTTGCAAATTTTCCAGAGCGGGTTCTCTATATTGAGTATTTCAAACCGGTAGTGACGCTTAATTAATTTTCATATCTAAGGATATAAAACAACTGACAAGCATTTGTGGAAACAACCTCAACAAAAACAGACATGCTGGATTTTTAACGAGGACTAACATCGGTGATTGTTGCTTCATCTAACG
The DNA window shown above is from Brassica oleracea var. oleracea cultivar TO1000 chromosome C3, BOL, whole genome shotgun sequence and carries:
- the LOC106332297 gene encoding cysteine-rich receptor-like protein kinase 5 isoform X2 translates to MPGYTSLNSLFLLAFFITYLRASAQLQDPTYVSQQCTNRISRNATYFFNLQTLLTSLSSNTAFFSIGSQSLTKGQNDDMVFGLYLCKGDLSPEACRDCVLFATKDAPTRCPGGKEFLIQYDECMLGYSDRNIFSDAVTTTRIITWNPQKFTENQDLSDRFNDAVVALINKSAMEAANSTTKKFAANKTNFTSSRTIYTSVQCNPELSGEDCVTCLQRSIKDFYFNSVGGRVLVPSCISRYELYPFYNETFVTSLSPPVNSPPLVSGPPLPPGKGRDWTVIILAICVPFFVFVLFLVAVLSYRVTKRVKKTYDSTAADDEGDDITTAGSLQFDFKVIEAATDKFSISNKLGQGGFGKVYKGTLPNGLQVAVKRLSKTSGQGEKEFKNEVLLVAKLQHRNLVKLLGFCLEREEKILVYEFVSNKSLDYFLFDSSKHSQLDWNTRYKIIRGIARGILYLHQDSRLTIIHRDLKVGNILLDADMNPKVADFGMARIFEMDQTEANTRRVVGTYGYMSPEYAMYGQFSMKSDVYSFGVLVLEIIGGRKNSSLYQMDGSVCNLVTYTWRLWSKGSPLELVDMSFGDNYQRNEISRCIHIALLCVQEDTGDRPTMSGIVQMLTTSSISLAVPRPPGLFFKSNQEQTGPSMDKSVLCSIDDAPITSVTPR
- the LOC106332297 gene encoding cysteine-rich receptor-like protein kinase 5 isoform X1 — protein: MPGYTSLNSLFLLAFFITYLRASAQLQDPTYVSQQCTNRISRNATYFFNLQTLLTSLSSNTAFFSIGSQSLTKGQNDDMVFGLYLCKGDLSPEACRDCVLFATKDAPTRCPGGKEFLIQYDECMLGYSDRNIFSDAVTTTRIITWNPQKFTENQDLSDRFNDAVVALINKSAMEAANSTTKKFAANKTNFTSSRTIYTSVQCNPELSGEDCVTCLQRSIKDFYFNSVGGRVLVPSCISRYELYPFYNETFVTSLSPPVNSPPLVSGPPLPPGKGRDWTVIILAICVPFFVFVLFLVAVLSYRVTKRVKKTYDSTAADDEIINFLAEGDDITTAGSLQFDFKVIEAATDKFSISNKLGQGGFGKVYKGTLPNGLQVAVKRLSKTSGQGEKEFKNEVLLVAKLQHRNLVKLLGFCLEREEKILVYEFVSNKSLDYFLFDSSKHSQLDWNTRYKIIRGIARGILYLHQDSRLTIIHRDLKVGNILLDADMNPKVADFGMARIFEMDQTEANTRRVVGTYGYMSPEYAMYGQFSMKSDVYSFGVLVLEIIGGRKNSSLYQMDGSVCNLVTYTWRLWSKGSPLELVDMSFGDNYQRNEISRCIHIALLCVQEDTGDRPTMSGIVQMLTTSSISLAVPRPPGLFFKSNQEQTGPSMDKSVLCSIDDAPITSVTPR